In Dermochelys coriacea isolate rDerCor1 chromosome 16, rDerCor1.pri.v4, whole genome shotgun sequence, one genomic interval encodes:
- the TMEM250 gene encoding transmembrane protein 250, translated as MPVIPIPRRVRSFHGPHTTCLHSACGPVRTTHLVRTKYNNFDIYLKSRWMYGFIRFLLYFSCSLFTSILWVALSILFCLQYLGIRIFLRFQYKLSIILLLLGRRRVDFSLMNELLIYGIHVTMLLVGGLGWCFMVFVDM; from the coding sequence ATGCCTGTAATCCCCATTCCCCGCCGTGTCCGTTCTTTCCACGGCCCCCACACAACATGTCTTCATTCAGCCTGTGGCCCAGTAAGGACCACTCACTTGGTGCGCACCAAGTACAACAACTTCGACATCTATCTGAAATCCCGATGGATGTACGGATTCATTCGTTTCCTGCTGTACTTCAGCTGCAGCCTGTTTACCTCCATCCTCTGGGTGGCACTCTCTATCTTGTTTTGCCTTCAGTACCTGGGCATCCGGATCTTTCTGCGTTTCCAGTACAAACTCTCCATCATCCTCCTCTTGTTGGGGCGAAGGCGGGTGGACTTCAGCCTCATGAATGAACTGCTCATCTATGGAATTCATGTGACCATGCTGCtagtgggggggctgggctggtgtTTCATGGTGTTTGTGGATATGTAA